Proteins encoded together in one Marispirochaeta sp. window:
- a CDS encoding aldo/keto reductase, which yields MLKRPLGNSGIEASVVAFGAWAIGGWKWGGTDDDVAVRAIHTAVDRGMDFIDTAPIYGFGHSEQVVGRAIQDRRDKVILATKCGMRWDEKVGRYFFSHERETPEGTKPVDIHIYLDPESVRKEVELSLKRLKTDYIDLMQTHWQERVSTPIEDTMEMLVKLKDQGKIRAIGVCNSEPEEMKKYQAVGPLSSDQEKFSMLDQDHAAKQRQFAAQEGLAFLAYSPIGQGLLTGKVGPDRQFNPGDQRLENPRFSVENRKQVMAMLDEFRPVADAHKINLAQLAIAWTFHQHGCTHVLAGARNEEQVTENAAAGDVSLSKEELSLMKQVIDRHLPGIQK from the coding sequence ATGTTGAAACGACCACTGGGAAATTCCGGTATAGAGGCTTCGGTTGTCGCCTTCGGCGCCTGGGCCATCGGCGGCTGGAAGTGGGGCGGTACGGATGATGATGTCGCCGTACGGGCAATCCATACGGCCGTCGATCGGGGCATGGACTTTATCGATACCGCTCCCATTTACGGATTCGGCCACTCGGAACAGGTTGTCGGCCGGGCCATTCAGGACCGTCGGGATAAGGTTATCCTGGCAACCAAATGCGGTATGCGCTGGGACGAAAAGGTCGGACGCTACTTCTTTTCCCATGAGAGGGAGACTCCGGAGGGTACCAAACCGGTTGATATTCACATCTATCTGGACCCTGAGTCTGTTCGTAAAGAAGTGGAACTGAGCCTGAAGCGTTTAAAAACCGATTACATTGACCTTATGCAGACCCACTGGCAGGAGCGGGTCTCCACCCCCATCGAGGACACCATGGAGATGCTGGTCAAACTGAAGGACCAGGGAAAGATCAGGGCCATCGGTGTCTGTAACTCGGAACCCGAGGAGATGAAAAAATATCAGGCTGTCGGTCCCCTTTCATCGGACCAGGAAAAGTTCTCCATGCTCGACCAGGACCATGCTGCAAAGCAGCGTCAGTTCGCCGCTCAGGAAGGACTTGCATTTCTTGCATACTCACCAATCGGCCAGGGACTTTTGACCGGTAAGGTAGGACCGGACCGGCAGTTTAACCCCGGTGACCAGCGCTTGGAGAATCCCCGCTTCAGTGTTGAAAACCGTAAACAGGTCATGGCCATGCTTGATGAGTTCCGGCCTGTCGCCGATGCCCATAAGATCAATCTGGCCCAGCTTGCAATCGCCTGGACCTTCCATCAGCACGGCTGTACCCATGTTCTTGCAGGTGCCAGAAACGAGGAACAGGTTACGGAAAACGCCGCTGCGGGAGACGTGAGCCTGAGTAAGGAAGAATTGAGCCTCATGAAGCAGGTTATAGACAGGCACCTGCCGGGCATACAAAAATAG
- a CDS encoding aminoglycoside phosphotransferase family protein gives MEEKLRKIGRGSSAEVFKQSDTEAVKLYFPGYSLVAVVKEYENTSFVRRVYDKAPWVTEPEQKDGRITLPLELIPGEQLSRLLSSGDARDVGMSLGISHRDLHVRPSEGLPRAGDVFGPVIRDSFGISQRKRAGFMSFLQERRDDRLCHGCFHPGNILQTKSGWRLINWKYAFSGDPLADVAAAVYALRFFTRAGRRSPMLEPLLRRKLIHWYLKGYFGKEEVPRKEIGIWMELTGRRFAGR, from the coding sequence GTGGAGGAAAAACTACGGAAAATCGGCCGCGGCAGCAGCGCGGAGGTATTCAAGCAATCGGATACGGAAGCGGTAAAGCTCTATTTTCCCGGTTACAGCCTGGTCGCGGTGGTCAAGGAGTATGAGAATACCAGCTTCGTACGCCGGGTTTACGACAAGGCCCCCTGGGTTACAGAGCCTGAACAGAAGGACGGCAGAATCACTCTGCCCCTGGAACTGATTCCCGGCGAACAGCTGTCCCGGCTTCTGAGCTCTGGTGATGCCCGGGATGTCGGTATGAGCCTTGGTATATCTCACCGGGATCTGCATGTCAGACCCTCCGAGGGACTGCCCCGGGCGGGTGATGTATTCGGACCCGTGATCCGTGATTCTTTTGGAATTTCTCAGCGTAAGCGTGCCGGGTTCATGTCGTTTTTACAGGAAAGGCGGGATGACCGCCTGTGTCACGGTTGCTTCCATCCTGGAAATATACTTCAGACAAAGAGCGGCTGGCGGCTCATTAACTGGAAATACGCCTTTTCCGGCGACCCCCTGGCGGATGTGGCTGCTGCGGTCTATGCACTGCGCTTTTTCACTCGCGCCGGAAGGCGCTCACCCATGCTGGAGCCTCTGCTGCGGCGTAAACTGATACACTGGTATCTTAAAGGCTATTTCGGCAAAGAAGAGGTCCCCCGGAAAGAGATCGGGATATGGATGGAGCTGACAGGTCGCCGATTTGCCGGAAGATGA
- a CDS encoding AEC family transporter: protein MAAAFFRLIGLVVSGYIIFHPRWMRTKLLPWLSAGIVNVLFPLYYISRYGVSWDDAFARGAYWMPLFFAMCVVTIFLQYLMVLWLLKHTRIFSELQDENRSEFILLFAIHNVGYVPLPILEAIAPEPILIYLFTYVMAYQLIFWSFAVNIIKRVPGEPLQIRFRLTIPFVGIALGIILAATGLYDCIPRIIAVPIEKYSRFAMDGIMIVLGGILAGVPHESLTRHREFGPFLLVRQVLYPLLVLIIMLTLRLLFGGPALLPGEPMTIEDTWRWMQLFLVIEAAVPPATNIMIAIQNYGRPEQLPYSGSGIILSYLGAAVSLPLFVALGYYL, encoded by the coding sequence ATGGCAGCAGCGTTTTTTCGACTGATCGGACTTGTCGTATCCGGATACATTATTTTCCACCCCCGGTGGATGCGCACAAAGCTGCTTCCCTGGCTCTCCGCAGGTATCGTGAATGTCCTTTTCCCCCTGTATTATATCTCCCGCTACGGGGTATCCTGGGATGATGCCTTTGCCCGGGGAGCCTACTGGATGCCGCTGTTCTTCGCCATGTGCGTCGTTACCATCTTTCTTCAATACCTGATGGTCCTTTGGCTGCTGAAACATACCCGGATCTTTTCAGAGCTGCAGGACGAGAACAGGAGCGAATTCATTCTGCTGTTCGCCATCCACAATGTGGGCTATGTTCCCCTGCCGATTCTTGAAGCCATCGCGCCCGAACCGATCCTGATTTACCTTTTTACCTATGTCATGGCCTATCAGCTGATATTCTGGAGTTTCGCGGTTAACATCATCAAGCGGGTTCCGGGAGAGCCTCTGCAGATACGCTTTCGCCTGACCATACCCTTCGTCGGTATTGCCCTGGGGATAATCCTTGCAGCCACCGGACTCTACGACTGTATTCCAAGGATCATTGCGGTGCCGATCGAAAAATACTCCCGATTCGCCATGGACGGTATCATGATCGTCCTGGGAGGGATCCTCGCAGGAGTACCCCACGAAAGCCTGACCCGGCACCGCGAGTTCGGCCCATTTCTGCTGGTACGTCAGGTCCTCTATCCCCTGCTGGTGCTGATTATCATGCTGACCTTACGGCTCCTCTTCGGCGGCCCCGCCCTGCTTCCGGGAGAACCCATGACCATCGAAGATACCTGGCGCTGGATGCAGCTCTTTCTGGTGATCGAAGCCGCTGTACCGCCGGCCACCAACATCATGATCGCGATTCAGAACTACGGCAGACCGGAGCAGCTGCCCTACTCCGGCAGCGGCATTATTCTGAGCTACCTGGGCGCGGCGGTGAGCCTGCCGCTTTTTGTTGCACTGGGATATTATCTCTAG
- a CDS encoding LytTR family transcriptional regulator DNA-binding domain-containing protein, translating into MIRVLIADDEKPARGRLASFISEYSEFMILGEASDGMETVALVNRMEPDVLFLDIQMPKNSGFEVLQQIEYDPIIIFTTAYDEYAIDAFEVHALDYLLKPFSKERFSRTVAIIKKILNDPRDYKSRVRNAMQQIDKDGDFLERVTVKDKHIFTIIPARDIQCIKTAAGLVYIQSGDKEYPTDTTLNQFEQRLDPSMFMRIHRTAIVNLERIEKILPWGQGRFALVLENGHSLHISRDRLQEFKVKVGLKL; encoded by the coding sequence ATGATACGTGTGCTGATAGCTGATGATGAGAAACCGGCCAGGGGCCGCCTGGCCTCTTTTATTTCTGAATACTCCGAATTCATGATTCTCGGTGAAGCCTCGGACGGAATGGAGACCGTTGCCCTGGTAAACCGGATGGAACCGGATGTGCTTTTTTTGGATATACAGATGCCGAAGAACAGCGGGTTCGAGGTTCTGCAGCAGATTGAGTATGATCCGATCATTATTTTTACTACTGCCTATGACGAATATGCCATAGATGCTTTCGAAGTACATGCTCTTGATTACCTGCTGAAACCCTTCAGCAAGGAACGATTCAGCAGAACAGTGGCCATAATCAAGAAGATTCTTAACGACCCGAGGGACTATAAATCCAGGGTACGAAACGCCATGCAGCAGATTGACAAGGATGGAGATTTTCTTGAGCGGGTAACCGTAAAGGACAAGCACATATTCACCATCATTCCAGCCAGGGATATCCAGTGTATAAAAACCGCCGCCGGCCTGGTCTATATTCAATCCGGGGACAAGGAATATCCGACTGATACTACTCTGAACCAGTTCGAACAGCGTCTGGATCCATCCATGTTTATGCGTATCCACCGTACAGCGATTGTTAACCTGGAAAGAATAGAAAAAATCCTGCCTTGGGGGCAGGGACGTTTTGCCCTTGTGCTTGAAAACGGTCATTCTCTGCATATTTCCCGCGACCGCCTGCAGGAGTTTAAAGTAAAGGTCGGCCTTAAACTTTAG